The Acanthochromis polyacanthus isolate Apoly-LR-REF ecotype Palm Island chromosome 17, KAUST_Apoly_ChrSc, whole genome shotgun sequence genome has a window encoding:
- the LOC110958162 gene encoding interferon regulatory factor 2-binding protein 1-like isoform X2, whose product MSSASQSSSRRQWCYLCDLPKMPWAMLWEFSEAVCRGCVNYDGADRIELLIETARQLKSTHGVLDGRSPGPQQGKPSSSGPIESGRQHGERVDRGRGEYGVSSRLPNGLHRAEDVGLSEGSRQSPNTRRAIAGAVPSLHGTISHALIAQGLVAAPHGLLAPLSGSRAGATPIAVSAGPIMGDAGRRQAVSLGVGASTSALVGIDPAVWRNNEVMAELNEVARSRVEGWPNRPKAVRDVLVALSNCVPFNVRFRKDHNLMGRVLAFDASSTPEFELKVFVEYPAGSGMIFSGVPDLVRQMFRDSAKDAGKAVNSGLRYVEYEKRQGTGDWRGLSELLNDGVRMFKEPPIPEVLPQPDAALPLAAAGRSVPAKGTTRRRKASPGSENGESEGRPDHPAREPWPRGAYSGMEPLPGMAVPQEGPPCLHSQPSPISALMGVADSLSSSQMARDSPSMSTAHSSSAGRPTSSSPSTASTSVSQAAVGQGLSAVGPSSNTSAGESTSSAQGALLCCTLCRERLEDTHFVQCPSVPHHKFCFPCTRGFIRSQGQGGEVYCPSGERCPLAGSTVPWAFMQGEISTILAGDGDVTVKKENDP is encoded by the coding sequence ATGTCCTCCGCCTCGCAGTCTTCCTCCAGACGGCAATGGTGCTACCTCTGCGATCTGCCCAAGATGCCCTGGGCCATGCTGTGGGAGTTCAGCGAGGCTGTGTGCCGGGGCTGCGTGAACTACGACGGCGCAGACCGAATAGAGCTCCTCATTGAAACTGCCAGGCAGCTAAAGAGCACGCACGGAGTTTTAGACGGCAGGTCCCCCGGTCCGCAGCAGGGCAAACCCAGCTCCTCCGGGCCCATTGAGTCGGGGCGGCAGCATGGAGAGCGCGTAGACAGGGGGAGGGGTGAGTATGGGGTGTCTTCTCGCCTCCCCAACGGCCTGCACAGAGCTGAAGATGTGGGCTTGTCAGAGGGCAGCCGACAGAGCCCGAACACCCGCAGGGCTATAGCTGGGGCTGTCCCCAGTCTGCATGGCACCATATCTCATGCCTTGATAGCTCAGGGGCTGGTAGCTGCCCCTCATGGGCTTTTAGCCCCATTATCAGGCTCCAGAGCAGGGGCCACACCTATTGCAGTCTCAGCTGGACCCATAATGGGTGATGCTGGCAGAAGACAGGCTGTGTCCCTGGGCGTGGGAGCCAGCACCTCTGCTCTGGTGGGCATAGATCCTGCAGTGTGGAGGAACAATGAAGTGATGGCTGAACTGAATGAGGTGGCTCGGAGCAGAGTTGAAGGCTGGCCAAACCGTCCCAAAGCAGTGAGGGACGTGCTTGTAGCTCTCAGCAACTGCGTCCCCTTCAACGTGCGCTTCAGGAAAGACCATAACCTAATGGGTCGTGTTCTGGCCTTCGATGCTAGCTCAACTCCAGAGTTTGAGCTGAAGGTGTTCGTGGAGTATCCTGCAGGCTCTGGAATGATCTTCTCAGGAGTCCCAGACCTGGTCAGGCAGATGTTCCGTGACTCAGCCAAAGATGCAGGTAAAGCAGTGAACTCTGGCTTACGTTATGTGGAGTATGAGAAGCGGCAAGGCACAGGAGACTGGCGTGGGTTGTCTGAGCTGCTGAACGATGGCGTACGCATGTTTAAAGAGCCCCCAATCCCAGAGGTCCTGCCACAGCCAGATGCAGCATTGCCTTTGGCAGCTGCTGGACGTTCTGTACCAGCAAAAGGCACAACCAGGCGCCGCAAGGCTTCTCCAGGCTCTGAGAATGGAGAGAGCGAAGGGAGGCCCGATCATCCTGCGAGGGAGCCCTGGCCTCGAGGTGCTTACTCAGGCATGGAACCTCTTCCTGGCATGGCTGTACCTCAGGAGGGCCCACCTTGTCTGCACAGCCAGCCATCACCCATCTCTGCCCTCATGGGAGTTGCAGACAGCCTGAGTTCCAGTCAGATGGCCAGAGATAGCCCCAGCATGTCCACAGCCCACTCCTCCTCAGCTGGGCGTCCCACCAGCAGCAGCCCCTCCACTGCCTCCACCTCAGTCTCCCAGGCAGCTGTCGGGCAGGGTTTGAGCGCCGTCGGGCCGAGCAGCAACACCAGTGCCGGGGAGTCCACAAGCAGCGCTCAGGgcgctctgctctgctgcactcTTTGCAGAGAGCGCCTGGAGGACACTCATTTTGTCCAGTGTCCATCTGTTCCACACCACAAGTTCTGTTTCCCCTGTACCAGAGGATTCATCCGCAGCCAAGGTCAAGGAGGGGAGGTGTACTGCCCCAGCGGAGAGCGCTGCCCCCTGGCTGGATCCACCGTGCCTTGGGCCTTCATGCAGGGAGAGATCTCCACCATCCTGGCTGGAGACGGAGATGTGACGGTAAAGAAGGAGAATGACCCTTGA